The region GAGTTTATCCTCTGTAATCATTCTATCGACCAACACTTCGTATCCCCCGATGGGACGATCGTTGAAATCGACCTTTTCTAGAAAGTTGATCAGCTTCCTTGCATCGTCATCTGACCCGCGATACACCTGTAGCACGATTATACGAAATGGATCTTCACTACGCAAGGCGAGGTGTTTGAATTCGGCAATTGCTGCATCCACTGAGTCTGTACGAATTTTTTGAATAACCGTCTGCGATAGCGCCGCGGCAGTTTGTTCTCTTTGCTTCTGAAGATTATTGACGCTCCTGGCCAGCTTGATCTCAACCTCCTTTACCTTACGGCGCAGCTTATTTAGTGCAGTCAAATCCTGGTTGCTCACTTGCGGCACGAGCTCAGACAGCGTTTGGTTTAGGTCTCTCAATTTCGACTCGTACCTGTATTTGGAAATGCGGTAGTTTGAAATGGGATCATCTTGCCGGATTTGCTTCAAATCGTGGTAGTTTTTATGCAGTTGTTTGACAGATGTACGTATGCTTTTCAGTTTGACAATGCAGGATGCTGTATTTGTTTCTTCCAGCTCATCAAATTCTTCTTCCACTGATTCGTCGTACGGTTCATCCATGTTATTCAGCAGGTCAATCAGGTTGGATAGCTCATTCCTTGCAATGAGACACTGGCGTCTAGATGGGGCCGATCTGATTCCACTCGGTAGTGTACAGGCCACCGCCAACAGAACCAGTATGTAGCGGCATCCAGCGACTCTATATCCAGCAGACATCTTGGAAGATCTGCTTCTTGTGTACCTCGGAAATAATGCGAAAATGAAACTGACCGAAACAATAGTGTTACTTGCTCCTCTCGTCACACTGAACTGAATGCGGACAAGATCGATGAAACGATTCCGCTTGACCGCAACCGCGTACAAGGGAATTTGTGCCCGACCCTGAGGTGATAAGTGATCCCCGCTGGGAATTACCGGTTACGTCGTTGATAAGAAGCGTTTGATGGGTGCAAAACTCTAAGAACGATCACCAGCGATCTGCCAATAGTTGAATCGGTCGATGAAAGCATGTACTTGTAATTGTGAGAGTTCACGAAACCACCAGCAAATCTTTCTCTACTGTatgaaaatgaagcgaaaccAATCCGCTAGccgatggtggttgtttgcTATTGTTGCGTCTTTTACGCAAATAGTTGTTTGAATTCAAACATTGGATAGTGATGAAGGAGGTTTTGTTAAAGGGGAGGCTCGCTTTTTCAAGCATAATATTGATCGCATCTTTCAACGAATAGATGCTGGTGGGAGTTCATTTGATGATGCCTtaatagaaaacaaacatttgttttacatttcgaAGCGCTAActgcactctctctttctctatctctctctatgAGTTTTGCTATTTATTGGACCTAtaatcaattttctttcttttctctaatACAGATTTTCACAATTACATCAAGACAGAGTGTACATAAATAATGGCTAAATACTAAACCAAAGGTCTATcggaggaaaggaggaaataCTTTTATGTTGCACAGTTAATTTGAACGCACCATAAACCGAATGTCTAGGAGAGATAATCACTTACATACGCACCTAGATCAACCTTCTTTTCAACGTCCTAGTCTTACACAGAAgcagttttaatttttttaaacattttaaatcGTTAACACATCGGTACCGCTTACTCAACGTAGGTtttaaaatttacattttactaTTTTGGATCTTTGGAGGGATCATTCTGCGTCGGCATCTACCTTTACAATTTCCGGACGATTTTTAATACAATAAAAGGTCGCATTTGCTGGTGGAAGCTAGTTGCGGTCAATACTATCGATGGACGAAAGCTAAACTACTGTGCTTTAGTCAGATATACTGTTACGTTACGTTACTGGTCGAACTATCTTATTCTGTTTGCATCGCAGCGGCCAGTAGGTAATTCAGGTGGTGCTAGGAcgcttcgttcattcgtttccTCTATCTAACAGCACCGGTTGTGCTATGATCCTGTTGACCATAGTAAGGCACGTTCAGACGACCAGGGAAGATCGTCATGACTCGATATCCGTCTGAATGACAACGTTTAGCGACTAGGGAGGTCTATGTAAAAAAAGCACCTGACTGCCAGTAATGGCTGCTATGAACTCATCAGATCAGTCTGTTTTGTCGTAGGTAGTGAATGAGCAGCGCATGGATGAACTTGTACTGTGCCAACGAGGGTATGATGTTGTCCCGCTGTTGCCGGATCTGGCCAATCAGTCGAGGTATATCAAGGTCCTGTAAAAGAGAGCACAaagatttttttgaaaaagagATTCCAGTGAGTTTAGTTACATGCAAAAGGGGCAGCAACGAAGTTGCGACTCTGTTAACCTGATTGTGATCGAGTGTGTAGAGCAGCAAATCGGCCACCAGTGTGACGCCGGTGCGGCCACCCCCTTCGTTGCAGTGAATTAGCACTGGAGGATTAGTGTTGTGCGACGGCGGTACCTCAGCGATCGAAGCCAATCGTACTGAGCTCAGCTCTTCCAGAAATCCtataaacaaaaaagagaaagtcAATTAGCTGCCAAGGCAtcgtttagaaaaaaaaacagagcttACCCAAAAAGTGACCCACGTCACCGGGACAATTCTGATCGGCCCACTCCGTGTAGCAAAGGTGCCAAACCGAGCGATAGCGGCGGCTTTGCGTGTGGTATACCCGCAGCTTGCTCGTGGTGCAGCGGTCGGTTTCCTGTGAAAATTCTCGCCATACCTGGTACTGTTTGGAAATAAAAAGGTCGTTAGATGGGCTGCGATACTAAAGCAAATGTTTCTAAGGAACACAAACCTGCCCGTACTCGAGACatcgttcgcttgtttgtGGGATGTAGTTTAGTTCTTTGGAGAGCTGCACCAGCAGATACACATCGGCCTCCCAGACGCACTGCCAGAAGATGTGCGTTGTGTGCGTATCGTTCGGACTTTCGGCGACTATGTAGAACCGCTGCTTCTTGCCCACGGTGCTCTAGGAGAGGAGAACACACGCCATTAACAGAAGATCATCATGAATGCATGCAATGGTCAAACAGCTAGGCCAACCAATCGATCACTTACAGTTATGTGTGAGGCATTAACGTAGCCCATTCGATTGTCCCGCGTTGGCGTCAGACGAACGCGATTGGTATCGTAGGGCAGGAAGGTAGGGTCGAAGTTTTTATTACGATTCTCCTCGGCTAGTGCACAATTGTAAGTGGCACTATCGCTACGCTTCGGTATCCGCTCAAACTCACAGTATAGCTGAGGATCGGCCAGTTTCGATTCGAGCAGGGAAcactaaaaaaaataataaaaaaacgaatacgTTACATAATAGGGTTAAGGCAGTACAGGATGCTGCTAAAGATACAGCTAACCCAAAGAATGTTCAACCGTATTCCGTTGCTTACCAGTTTTTCCTTGCTAATGTTGGCTGGTAAAGGCTGCAATCGCGGTAAGCCTGTTGACCATCGATGCCTCAGCTGGCCACTGCCGGATTCATTCAGCGAGTCActcatcgccgccgccgccgctgccccATCtacggtgctgctactgctcgtcGTATCTAAAACATTGCCATCCTTCCCTGCCTTCTTGCGGTCCTTCTCTCTACCGAGCGTCGCACTTTTCTGCTTATCCGAAGAGCTTTTCGATCGTCCACCGCCCAATATCTCCCAAAAGCGCCTTCGTTTCGTCTCCTTCACCGAAGACGTTGCCGGTGATGTGGTGATACTGGAAACGGTCGACGCCAACGTCACATTCCGGCTAGCATTGGTGGTGATTGTAGTGTTGTTGCtacttccaccaccaacaccaccgccgccaccggtacTACCACCTCCCAAGTTTGTCGAACCTGTCGTGATGGAACTAATGCCGGAATCGTTGTGACCGTTTCGCAACACACCACCCCCGACATTGCTGGCTCCGGTGGCGGTAACTGTGCTCTGTGGGATTTCATCGAGTGAGTATTGTGAAGAGTCGAGCACATTATTGGACGACAGAGAACGATTGATggttggtgttgatgatgtggCGCCAGgagcaactgttgctgctgccgctgctgatgctgctgttgatgatgatcccgacgttgtcatcgtcgtcgtactgCCACCACTTTCGTTTATCTTTGCCTGCAATATGCTCTGCAGTACTCCAGTCGCCTGAGTGGATGGTGGCTGAAGATCTCGTTCCTGAGCCGATGCCACCACGTTTGTGTTCATCGGTGGTGTCGGAATAGGTCGTGCGCTGGGTACGCTTGACGTTCGGTTACGCATCGGATTTGCACTCAACATTTCACCTCCGGGAGAGCTTTCATTCTTCCAGGGTAGCGGTACGTTCTCGTAGATCGGTTCGATCGAACCATTGATATGCTGCGAGGATCGATTCAGATGCATCTTAGCCGGGAGTGTACCCGGTCCGTTGGAATGATAAGTCGCTCCCGTTGGCACCGTTGACTCACCCTGACCACCATTGGTAATCAGTAGATGTTCGACACCGCCCGGAACGTAGTAGAACACGTTGCCGGCCGGTTGAGCGACCACCGATGATCCTATCATACCGCtagcgccaccagcacctccaccaccaccagcaccacctccggGCGGGGGATTCGAGTTGGATTCAATAAAGTTCAGATTCTCGTACGTTCCGTGTGGAAGCATGGTTTGCGAATGATgcagctggtgttgctgcggaTGGTGTTGGTTGTGCGCCGGGTAACACAGTTGACCACTTTGCGAAAGGTGATGCAGAAGCTGATGCTGAGCAAGGCCAtggtgtggatgatgatggttcagTAGTGGAGGAGGTCGCGTAGAGACGAGATCCGGACTGGAACCAGATACCTGAGCGCTGCGCAGCCCTAGCAGCGCCCGATGCGAAGCCAAATCGGGCGTGGAAGTCGAACTGAGCCGGTTGGccgggtacggtggtggaggtttaACAAGCCTCATCATCTTAAACCGATGCGTGAGACCATAGTCGGAAGCATCGGAATAATGTGGACCGATGATGTGATGCGTCGTCGTATGGTGCGTCACATCCGGAtacggttgttgctgttgttgttgctgctgttgctgctgctgctgttgaagatGCTGTCCATAGTAGGAAGATACGTCCGGTTGACTACCGCTTATGCTGTAGTCTAGttgatgggcagcagctgctgctacggctgccTGTGCCACTTGGTGCTGTTGATCGGAAAGCGACATCTGAGGTGCAGCCAGATGTAGTAAACTGCCGTTCACAAGCCGTACATCgttgctgctcgatcgatACTTTTGCTGTACGGCCGTTTCGTAGTCCGGCGCTGGACGGTACGTTGGCAGCATTGCCTTCAAGCGCTCCCGATCCGGGGTCAAATTGTTGTTGCTCAGATCGAGACAGGACGAGCTTTGGGCACGGTTGATGAGCGATGCGTTCGAGCCACCAATGGCCGGATTTAGTGGCGCAAGACCCCAACTCGAGGAGTTCATCTGATTCGCATAACCAGGCCCTTGCTGCGCCGAGTTGAGATTAATATCCAGATTGGACGCTTGCAGTGAAGTGCGCGAGGATTGCATCATGCTGGGCGCTGCGCTGGCATTCAGATTTCcgatgctgccaccggtggcaATGGAAGCAATGCTCGATGACATCAATCCACCACCGGAGGGCTGCGTTTCTACCAGCGCACTCGATGGAGGAGCATTGTTCCAcatgttgctactgctgctattgACCGCATGTGCTCCCGGCCATCCGGCCATACTGTTCGGGTACACTATCCCGGTGGCGGATGGCGTTTGTGATCCTGCCGGCGATGGGCTAGGATGCGCAGACGCATGATACTGTTGCTCGGCTAACAGATCGTCCCGGCTGTCGTTCAAGTTGTCGGCCATGTTCTGGAACAGATTCAGATTCGCCTGGCTGGcgtgggtttggttttgctcaTACGACACGAAGAACCGGTGCTGCAGAGCGCACAGCTTCCAAATGTAGCGTCCCGTCGCAACGTCAGCCACCGTGAAGCCGGCACTCTCCCGCGGTACCGTGCACTCGATGTTGAACGATCGCTTGTGGTTCACCACGTTCGTGATGTCACGCCACGGGTAGAAGCGGTTCTCGTCGCTCGCCACTATAATACCCGACACCGAGATTCCTAGCATCACCTCCGATCCGTTCTCGTTCTTCGCCGTGAACGTTTCCTGCCCGTACCCATCGAGCTGCTGGCAGGCGGATATGTACAGACTCTCGGCGTCCCCTTGCGTCACGTTGTGCAGCTCGTGTGCCTGCTGAATCACCTGCTCCGTGAGCGCCTCGAGCAGGTTCGCCCGTACCATGTCGTGCGGGAAGGCAAGCAACGTCTTCAAATACTCGACGGTGTGCCGATCCTGATGGTTGCCATACTCCGCCTGGCGGCTGTAGTTTGCCAGAATGACGGCCTGCCGCGGGTCACAGCTGATTCGCCCTTCTACCACGTCATGCTTCAGCTGCAGGAAGTAGTAGTTGCGCGTTCCCTCGTCGTGCAGCAAGCTAACGCCCGACAGCACGTAGTACATCACGCGCAGATGCAGCACTTTAGTGTTGGCAGAATACTTCTCCAGCTGGCGGCTCAACGGTCGCTCCAGATCGACCCAACGCAGCTCATCGGTGGTGCCCTTCACCACGTACCGAAGACCGAAGAACTCCGGCTGCTGGATCGATATCCGTTGGCACACATTCTCCAGACACTCTTGGCCCGTGCTTTCCGAGCTGAGCGTACAGTCGATCTTGGTGGAGGAATCTGGCGTAATGGCAAAAGAGAACGTAAAAAGGGCAATTAGTTTCAATggtaaaaaatgttttttttttgggcagaaaAGATCGGACAGGGAAAATGTCATACGATACTTTATACGGTTAGCCATTTTGGCATTGAATGAGACAAACTGCCATACACTATCATCAAACGAGAAACAGTTACTCAACATTCAGTTGTTGATGGTTTAAGTACTTTGCGTTCGTTGAAGTCACTTATTACCCCTTTAATTTGGACTGCCTTTTTAACAGTATTCCATAATTTCTATCAGTTCACATTTGAAAAGTTTCTGTGGTTTAATTATATTTATAATTTCATTCGATCGGCGCTAAAGTTTGGCAGAAACGATACCGAAAtgtgaaataataaataatcattTCCATATGCTTGCATAACTCATTAACAGTAAAAGTACTCTAAAACTAAATACATATGCAATATCAACTGTATAATGGACACCCAAGCCAGGGCCAGCAACAGTCCCATACAATCTATGAGCCCGGAACCAGATTGAGCAACGAATTGCTCAGTTAATTGCTATCGGTTCAGGCTGCCTAGAGCAGTGACAGATGACGACGAAAAACGATAAACTAGTGGGGGCGTAACAATTCCATCGGTGCACTGAGCTCTACTCCGCTTTGCCCTCTTTGCAGCGCACGAGATGCTGGATCGAGCGTATAGATCAGAGAGCCACGGAGGCAACATAAAATTGATGCTCAATTAGAGGCAATTGAAAGGTTCAAGCGCAGCTAAACCATGACGCCATCTCCTCGGCGCATTGATGTTTTCCTTTACCAAGATACTGTTCCCATGCGTGCGAACTATCAAACAAAAGAGAACCCGACGTGATGATGGCCGACATTTGCAGATTTGTCAGCTTTAAGCCTTGTATCTCCGCGgtagaaaaacaacaacaaaaaacaaaatatttaacTTTAGccaaaaaaagccaaaagtACTCCAACACAGAAAACTAACAATTGTCTCCAAagcacacagaaaaaaaaacaatcgagcGATTAGTCCTCGCGAAGCCGATCCGATTTAATGTCAAGCCATCGGTGGCCTTGCGGCTAGACGAGTGGCTTTCAGCGGTTCTCCCAGCACTCatactgtagcagcagcagcagcagcgtgacaATCGCATTCCGCAGCCAAAGCCGTCTGCCTGCCCATCCGGCCATATCTAGTGACGCATCGCAGACCACTTCCGATCAACAAACGACGACCCGTCGTCGGCTCCATTCAAGGGCATCGCCGGTGTTTGCTGCACTGCGCAACGACCGTACGCAATGCTCCACCACACGGGCGAATGCGCGAAACGGTTGTTTAATCGTTGTGTACGCGGCGTGTGAGTCAGCTGTGCGATGGGATTTATTTAGTGGCTCCTTCCCCGCCAAAGCCGGAGGGCAAAGAGACCTGTTCCGTCGTCAATCCATCAATTGTGTCATCAGACGCGCGTGCGTGAGCGTACATGGATTATGGCCACTGGTTTTCCTGGAAATGATTGCCTCCGTTCGTGCGGTTCGTCGTTTCGCAAACAGCAAAATCTTTTCTCCCTATACTCGCCACCAGCTgtaaacaaaatgaaagacTGTTTCCGCCTAACTGTTCCGCAGGGAGCCATAAAAGGGGAGGCAGAAACGGAGTTACGAATTTATCATCTTTTTAGGAAATAAAATGGGGGTACTTTAAGCCTTTTTAACGATTGGTCGTACTTCGCGATACCCTCTCGCCCAGTTCCTCACGTGATCCATGGTtgctttca is a window of Anopheles aquasalis chromosome 2, idAnoAquaMG_Q_19, whole genome shotgun sequence DNA encoding:
- the LOC126571851 gene encoding uncharacterized protein LOC126571851 encodes the protein MSAGYRVAGCRYILVLLAVACTLPSGIRSAPSRRQCLIARNELSNLIDLLNNMDEPYDESVEEEFDELEETNTASCIVKLKSIRTSVKQLHKNYHDLKQIRQDDPISNYRISKYRYESKLRDLNQTLSELVPQVSNQDLTALNKLRRKVKEVEIKLARSVNNLQKQREQTAAALSQTVIQKIRTDSVDAAIAEFKHLALRSEDPFRIIVLQVYRGSDDDARKLINFLEKVDFNDRPIGGYEVLVDRMITEDKLRGDNAVRILKDIQAIIMARVGQQHDRAVALLKRFRVKAH
- the LOC126571848 gene encoding tyrosine-protein phosphatase non-receptor type 14 isoform X2; the protein is MLFELSVIPLNSSTKIDCTLSSESTGQECLENVCQRISIQQPEFFGLRYVVKGTTDELRWVDLERPLSRQLEKYSANTKVLHLRVMYYVLSGVSLLHDEGTRNYYFLQLKHDVVEGRISCDPRQAVILANYSRQAEYGNHQDRHTVEYLKTLLAFPHDMVRANLLEALTEQVIQQAHELHNVTQGDAESLYISACQQLDGYGQETFTAKNENGSEVMLGISVSGIIVASDENRFYPWRDITNVVNHKRSFNIECTVPRESAGFTVADVATGRYIWKLCALQHRFFVSYEQNQTHASQANLNLFQNMADNLNDSRDDLLAEQQYHASAHPSPSPAGSQTPSATGIVYPNSMAGWPGAHAVNSSSSNMWNNAPPSSALVETQPSGGGLMSSSIASIATGGSIGNLNASAAPSMMQSSRTSLQASNLDINLNSAQQGPGYANQMNSSSWGLAPLNPAIGGSNASLINRAQSSSCLDLSNNNLTPDRERLKAMLPTYRPAPDYETAVQQKYRSSSNDVRLVNGSLLHLAAPQMSLSDQQHQVAQAAVAAAAAHQLDYSISGSQPDVSSYYGQHLQQQQQQQQQQQQQQPYPDVTHHTTTHHIIGPHYSDASDYGLTHRFKMMRLVKPPPPYPANRLSSTSTPDLASHRALLGLRSAQVSGSSPDLVSTRPPPLLNHHHPHHGLAQHQLLHHLSQSGQLCYPAHNQHHPQQHQLHHSQTMLPHGTYENLNFIESNSNPPPGGGAGGGGGAGGASGMIGSSVVAQPAGNVFYYVPGGVEHLLITNGGQGESTVPTGATYHSNGPGTLPAKMHLNRSSQHINGSIEPIYENVPLPWKNESSPGGEMLSANPMRNRTSSVPSARPIPTPPMNTNVVASAQERDLQPPSTQATGVLQSILQAKINESGGSTTTMTTSGSSSTAASAAAAATVAPGATSSTPTINRSLSSNNVLDSSQYSLDEIPQSTVTATGASNVGGGVLRNGHNDSGISSITTGSTNLGGGSTGGGGGVGGGSSNNTTITTNASRNVTLASTVSSITTSPATSSVKETKRRRFWEILGGGRSKSSSDKQKSATLGREKDRKKAGKDGNVLDTTSSSSTVDGAAAAAAMSDSLNESGSGQLRHRWSTGLPRLQPLPANISKEKLCSLLESKLADPQLYCEFERIPKRSDSATYNCALAEENRNKNFDPTFLPYDTNRVRLTPTRDNRMGYVNASHITSTVGKKQRFYIVAESPNDTHTTHIFWQCVWEADVYLLVQLSKELNYIPQTSERCLEYGQYQVWREFSQETDRCTTSKLRVYHTQSRRYRSVWHLCYTEWADQNCPGDVGHFLGFLEELSSVRLASIAEVPPSHNTNPPVLIHCNEGGGRTGVTLVADLLLYTLDHNQDLDIPRLIGQIRQQRDNIIPSLAQYKFIHALLIHYLRQNRLI
- the LOC126571848 gene encoding tyrosine-protein phosphatase non-receptor type 14 isoform X1, which produces MPFKLKLKKSRHYNVMSKSLFVISVDHLDSSTKIDCTLSSESTGQECLENVCQRISIQQPEFFGLRYVVKGTTDELRWVDLERPLSRQLEKYSANTKVLHLRVMYYVLSGVSLLHDEGTRNYYFLQLKHDVVEGRISCDPRQAVILANYSRQAEYGNHQDRHTVEYLKTLLAFPHDMVRANLLEALTEQVIQQAHELHNVTQGDAESLYISACQQLDGYGQETFTAKNENGSEVMLGISVSGIIVASDENRFYPWRDITNVVNHKRSFNIECTVPRESAGFTVADVATGRYIWKLCALQHRFFVSYEQNQTHASQANLNLFQNMADNLNDSRDDLLAEQQYHASAHPSPSPAGSQTPSATGIVYPNSMAGWPGAHAVNSSSSNMWNNAPPSSALVETQPSGGGLMSSSIASIATGGSIGNLNASAAPSMMQSSRTSLQASNLDINLNSAQQGPGYANQMNSSSWGLAPLNPAIGGSNASLINRAQSSSCLDLSNNNLTPDRERLKAMLPTYRPAPDYETAVQQKYRSSSNDVRLVNGSLLHLAAPQMSLSDQQHQVAQAAVAAAAAHQLDYSISGSQPDVSSYYGQHLQQQQQQQQQQQQQQPYPDVTHHTTTHHIIGPHYSDASDYGLTHRFKMMRLVKPPPPYPANRLSSTSTPDLASHRALLGLRSAQVSGSSPDLVSTRPPPLLNHHHPHHGLAQHQLLHHLSQSGQLCYPAHNQHHPQQHQLHHSQTMLPHGTYENLNFIESNSNPPPGGGAGGGGGAGGASGMIGSSVVAQPAGNVFYYVPGGVEHLLITNGGQGESTVPTGATYHSNGPGTLPAKMHLNRSSQHINGSIEPIYENVPLPWKNESSPGGEMLSANPMRNRTSSVPSARPIPTPPMNTNVVASAQERDLQPPSTQATGVLQSILQAKINESGGSTTTMTTSGSSSTAASAAAAATVAPGATSSTPTINRSLSSNNVLDSSQYSLDEIPQSTVTATGASNVGGGVLRNGHNDSGISSITTGSTNLGGGSTGGGGGVGGGSSNNTTITTNASRNVTLASTVSSITTSPATSSVKETKRRRFWEILGGGRSKSSSDKQKSATLGREKDRKKAGKDGNVLDTTSSSSTVDGAAAAAAMSDSLNESGSGQLRHRWSTGLPRLQPLPANISKEKLCSLLESKLADPQLYCEFERIPKRSDSATYNCALAEENRNKNFDPTFLPYDTNRVRLTPTRDNRMGYVNASHITSTVGKKQRFYIVAESPNDTHTTHIFWQCVWEADVYLLVQLSKELNYIPQTSERCLEYGQYQVWREFSQETDRCTTSKLRVYHTQSRRYRSVWHLCYTEWADQNCPGDVGHFLGFLEELSSVRLASIAEVPPSHNTNPPVLIHCNEGGGRTGVTLVADLLLYTLDHNQDLDIPRLIGQIRQQRDNIIPSLAQYKFIHALLIHYLRQNRLI